taaattgatgaggtcctccagtgaggtctggggaattgagtgggattgccaggacaggaacaccagcttgagagtgggctgggatgtggctgcagacccagcaattagagatattaagggtctgagctatccacacttgctgctggataaaagaattgtcattgaggactccccagaccttaagacaccagcagccgaggaacaggcgccaccagaggcacatgttggaggcaaggcccttctgtttctgacaacctcaactgagggaaccgcagtcacggttttaTGTCCACGAGGCAGCAGGCGCTATGCTCACTACTGCTTCTTCTTGGGCTTTGCTTTAGGTCATCGGCTGCTTCTGGCATCCCTTACGAGAGCGtagattgtaaggtattgcaGACTGTTTctctacgtcttcttctggagtcaaaattgactctgtgtggtcctgaggtgatgattggttcgctgggggtggtgccttcttacactgagaagcatgtatccacgctgcgatgccagatagtttaacagctgtctgggtagtaagcagtacctgatgaggaCCCTTCCACCGGGGTTCCAAGGTGTGTTTTCGATGATGGTGCTGTACGTAGACCCAGTCACCTGGTTTGAGGTCGTGGCAAGTGTCAGAGGTGGGTTCCATCGGCCAGGCGGCTCAAACCTGTGAATGGAAGTGACTTACGGCTTGCATTAGTCCCTTGCAATATTGAAGGAGCATACTGTGAGTCAAgttcaagtctgggactggagtaaTGGTAGCCATAGCTCACATAGGGAATTCCATAACAATTTCAAAAGGACTCAATTTATGTCTTTGAGATGGAGTGGATCGCATTTCCATAAGGGCCAGTGCTAAAGCAGCTGGCCAGCTTAATCCTGTAGAGTCACAAATCTTAGCAAGCTTATTCTTAAGTACACCATTTCGTCTTTCAACTGCACCTGCGCTCTGTGGGTGGTAGGGACAGTGCAACAGGTGTGTGATATGTAATACACAATGCAGGTGTTGAACAAGTTGTCCGGTAAAATGTGTACCCCGGTTACTGGACAAAGTGGCAGGAATTTCCTTGGCAGGCATAATATGATTTAACAAACATTTGGCAACAGACAGTGAGTCAGCCTTGCGACAAGGAAAGGTTTCAATCcaaccagaaaataaacataccGTAACCAAAATATATTCATATTGTTGACTCTTAGGCATTTGTACAAAATCAAGTTGCCAATGCAAGAATGGTGCCTGGGGCAGGCCCCGGAACCCCTGAGCCACTTTTACAGGTTTACCAATATTGTGGCTTTGGCAAGTGGTACAGGCGGCACAGTGGCGGgctgcaaaagagctgaaatggGGGGCCCACCATCCTGCCTTAGTTAGAGCAGagaccatcccctcctttccAACATGCGAAACACCATGTAGCAGGGTGGCCAGAGACAGGTAGAGTGAAAAGGGGGCCTCAAAGGTGACGGTAGGTGAACGCCAAAGGGAATCGGGATGTAGAGAGCAACCTTGGGCAACCTAAGAGTCTTTTTCAGCTTGTGGGGCAGAGTCTTGGAGCAGGGTGAGGTTAGTGAGGGACGGCGGTggtatagaaacagaaagggaacctAGAAATGCATCTGGGGAAGGTTCTATGGCAGCAGCATGTTTAGCAGAGGCGCCAGCAAATGTGTTACCCGTacagttctcccagtcatcgcaaacccagccatctatgtttctaatgccccaaaactattacctgtctccccctgtgtagaatcccctctacaagatggagttttggagtcacctaggcaagtcacatgtccatgcatgacttagTTCTCTACaggaacattcccaggaaagctcagatgagGATTGGTGTCTATCAAAGTCTATTGTCAGCTTAAGTGATTCTTGATTGGGCAATTACTGAGAaaagtcttttctcaagaagctgaccaaatgcttcactgatcctacttaaaatcaaacaagtacacagccaatattcataactttgaatacaaaaatgacacatgcatacaaataggatgaatatattcagtagatcataaccttttcagagatatgttacatgacatatgtagcataaaacatattccagttatgtcatatttatacTCCTAAGCATATTTCtgtaaagcattatggggtgcaacatcacagcctGGCTCAGGGCAAAAGTCTCCCAGCCCATCCCCATTGCAGGGACCCTGCCGGACTTTGTAGCTGAGATTTAGGGCCCACAAGCTGTATCATGCACAGGCTTGCTCACCTTCCACCcaaccctgcacccaaccctcagTTGCTTTTATACGTCTTCCTGGATTCCCGCTCTGCTCCTGATTGTCCTATTGGCCCCAGTGCTGCATACACTGCAGGCTacttgtcaggctgcagcagctcctgtcccagacCCGGAGGAGAGGGAActcagctgggggctggggggagggaggtggagatgatCTAGCGActgagtggggatggggagaagagcagtgagcaacaagggtgagcTTTGGAGGAAAATGCAGAACAGAGACAGGGCCTTGCTGGAAGAAGTAaaagggggcagggctttgggggaatAGGCAGGGCCAGGCACGGGCCCTCAGGGGTCCAGTTATAATCAATTAgaaaggtgggaaccctttgttaaTGAGCTGTACACAGACCGATTCCCCAGTCTGTCACGGtgacacagcacagtaaggcCAGGAAAGGATTCAATGTCACTTTGACTGTCTAGtaagtgattcagggaagagggcccAGCACCATCTCACCAGCCAGATCTGAATGCAGGTCGGTCTGACAGCTAGAGCACCAGGAGAAAAATTCAGATGTCTTTATGACtaaagagctggagcagcctgtcccggatctgtttggtcctcacacCGTAGATGATGCGGTTTAGCATGGGGGGCACCAGGAGGTTCACGTTGCCAATGAGAACACGGAAATGCAGGGGCACATTCTGGCCAAACCGGTACGTGAGGGAGAAGAAGAGACCTGGGATGTAAAAGACTAAGATGGAACAGAGATGGGAGCTGCAAGTCCCAAAAGTCTTGAGATGGGCATCCCTTGTGGGGAGactgaagatggccctgaggatctggataTAGGACACAGCAATAAAAACCATATCCAGACCCTTCACAGAGAATAGCACAAAGAGGCCGTAGTAACTACTGATGTGGGTATCGGCACAAGCCAGCTTCACCACGGCTATGTGCGTGCAGTGTGTGTCAGGGATGTTGTTGCTTTTGCAATATGGCCATTGCCTCGTCAGGAGGGGATAGGGCAGTACGAGCATGCCACCGCGCAACACCACAGCCAGGCCAATCTTGGCCACCATGGGGTTTGCCAGggtggtggaatgtctcaggggattgcagatggccacatagcgatcaaaagccatggccacgagAATCCCAGACTCCACCACTGAGAAGCAGCgaatgaagtacatctgggtgagacAGGCACTGAAattgatctccctggaattgaaccagaagatgctcagcattttgggcagCATGGATGTAGACAGGACCAGGTCAGTGATggacagcatgcagaggaaatagtacatgggagAATGGAGGCTCGGCTCCCTCTTCACGAcaaacaggatggtgaagttccccaagatggctgtgatgtacatggtgcagaaggggatggagagccAGACATGGGccgcctccaggccaggaatccccagcaggatgaaggtggaggggttggtgaagtcggttgtgttggaatctgacatggagtaggggagaaggtgtccaactctgaggcagaacGGTGCCTCCTGCATGTACCGTATGttcccctgacttcctgtatgtgccAAGGGTCTAGGGTTATGGTCGCAGTAGAAATACCTGAatggagagacaatgttaatatgagacactacatgcaCTACTGGAAGCTGTTCTCAAGGGTGAAGCAGATTTTTCACTCTTCACACAtaacaaaatgacattttcactATTCAGAGAAATAAATTATGAACAACTGACCATACTAATGCCAATTCCATATTTTATGGTGTTCCATACATCAAGAATTCCTACATATCTTGGTATGTAGGAATTAATGTACCTTAATAGGCACCAGTGGGAAACATGAGTGTGGATACTGGCTATTCCTCATTGTTCCTTAATACAATGAAACCCAAGCTAGAGAGTCCATTCTGCAGGGAGTTCCCTATTCACCCTATTGCTCGAAATCTAACAATGGAAAAGAAACAAAGCTTTGACAAAACACGTACCAGAGGGAAAAAACTAGAAAAAAGCCCAACTAGAAAGAAAAcccaacaaacaaaaccccaaacaaacccaaCTAGAAACAAACTCAGGGAAAAGACCTGGGCGTCATTGATAGGAGCTCCATGAAAACAGTTGCTCATTCACAGCCATGGTGAAAACAAAGACAATGTTCGTATGCCTAAGCAATGGGGGTGAAGAATAACCTGCTCTGGACACGTGCTCAGTTGTGGACACTCAGTCTCTATGAAGGATATAGCAGATAGAAAGGGGATTTCTGAGACAGGCTATGAGAAAGGGGGAGGCTGCCATATGTGGACAGactgaaaagtctgggactgtttagtttagagaagagacaaagaagggggcatatgatagaggagaGCAAAATGAAGAAAGAAGTGATTACATTCAaatggacaaacacagaacagttcCCAACCAGTAACATCTATAGACACTTAGTGTTTCAAAAGGCCTAATATTCCCAAAGGAGATGCAAAATATCAATaaactgattgggaggaaaaaattgaagagaaaaaatgagaatgaaaattgggagttcttgaagaagagtttattagattGGCAAAAGGCCACTATTCCACTATCAAGAAAGTAGAGAACTTTGGACCAAAACCCGGTTTACTGataaagtgaaggcagcaattggggagggacaggatgggaagcaatatataacaaatggggaaaagggaaaatagagagagaaaataatacaaattgGAATttatgaaaattgataagggatgcTAAAAACATCATGGAAAAATCCATGCTTCGCAGGTTTAAGGATAACAAAAAGGAGGTTATGAaaatatattaagaaaaaaagaaatcttaGAAAAGGTTTAGGCCAACTCTTTGAGGGAGAAATGAAGtttgttaatgttgcagaaaaGGTAGACGTGGTCAAGAAATAGTTGagttctgcatttggaaagaagcagtatAAGGTTCTCATATCACATGAGGTGATGAAATAGTTTCCAGTCCATTAACAGTCAAACATGGCGATAAACAGCATCTACAATTGAATCTTAGAGTttcaaacaccagagttacgaactgactgatCAAGTGCACAACTcacttggaaccagaagtatgcagtGAGGCAGCTGGAGAgacaaaaggggggaaaaaagggtggAGGTGGGAAACAGGGCAGTTCTGCGTTAAACGTAAAGTATTCagtaaaaaagggaaagtttttttaaaaagattgtaCAAAATTAAGAAAGAATGGAAAAGCTGGTCTaggattagttaaaaaaaaaaagtcgtagGATTATAATTAATGCCGGTCAACAacatggtttatggaaaacatgTCTTGTCAAATAAACCCAATTTCATCCTTAAATAAGAGTACACTTTTGAGTGATCAAGGGAACCAAGCAGATGCAATAGAGTTTGATTTCTCTGAGGCATTTCTTTtagtaggggaaaaaataagataaaaaaaTGCACACTATACAATATCAGTAGAGCACATGTAAAGTGgactaaaaactggctaattgatagATCTTAGAAAGCAGTTCAGTATATTCATCAATGACCTCGAAGCAAATGCAGAATCACTGTagataaaatttacagatgacccAAAGATTGGCAGATTGGTTACAATGAGGAGGCCAGGACAGGCATACTGATTGATCTGGAACATTTGCTGAGCTGGGCCcatgcaaacaaaatgttttattacaGACAAATACAAAGGGATCCTCTTGGAACAGGGAATGCAGGCTCGACCCACAGACCAGGGAACTGTATTATGGGACGCAGGTACCCTGAAAAGAATGTCAGGTCATTGTAGACAACTAACTCATcgtgagctcccaatgtgatgctgtggccaaaaacaCTGTGGTGATATGTGCcgactaacctagtgaggagggctttaaactaggtttgactgggacaggtgagcaaagcccacaggtaagtggggaacatgtaGACCTGGGATATGggtcggaaatgagagggagtgtgggctatattggcagagagaaaggagggtcaggacaaaactgggaggaaagatcaaaccagtatcttagatgccta
The Emys orbicularis isolate rEmyOrb1 chromosome 1, rEmyOrb1.hap1, whole genome shotgun sequence DNA segment above includes these coding regions:
- the LOC135895654 gene encoding olfactory receptor 52R1-like encodes the protein MQEAPFCLRVGHLLPYSMSDSNTTDFTNPSTFILLGIPGLEAAHVWLSIPFCTMYITAILGNFTILFVVKREPSLHSPMYYFLCMLSITDLVLSTSMLPKMLSIFWFNSREINFSACLTQMYFIRCFSVVESGILVAMAFDRYVAICNPLRHSTTLANPMVAKIGLAVVLRGGMLVLPYPLLTRQWPYCKSNNIPDTHCTHIAVVKLACADTHISSYYGLFVLFSVKGLDMVFIAVSYIQILRAIFSLPTRDAHLKTFGTCSSHLCSILVFYIPGLFFSLTYRFGQNVPLHFRVLIGNVNLLVPPMLNRIIYGVRTKQIRDRLLQLFSHKDI